A window of the Kosakonia radicincitans DSM 16656 genome harbors these coding sequences:
- the ydgH gene encoding DUF1471 family protein YdgH, with protein MKLKYTLLASALLSATVMTANAATELTPEQAAAVKPYDRVVITGRFNAIGDAVDAASKRADKEGAAAFYVVDTSDAGNSGNQRVTADLYKADAPKAERPAFRVINGVTELPKDVAIALEPYDTVTVQGFYRTQPEVNDAITKAASEKGAASFYIVRQVDANQGGNQMITAFIYKADAKKRVIQSADAIPRDSEAGRAALAKGGEEAKKVEIPGVASDATPGVGIGRFFETQSTSGGRYSVTLPDGTKVEELNKITAAQMVPFDSIKFTGNYGNMTEISYQVAKRAAQKGAKYYHITRQWSESGNNMTISADLYK; from the coding sequence ATGAAGCTTAAGTACACCCTCCTGGCGTCAGCTCTTTTATCTGCCACAGTGATGACAGCGAACGCAGCCACGGAGTTAACACCGGAGCAAGCAGCGGCAGTAAAACCCTACGATCGTGTCGTCATTACCGGTCGATTTAATGCCATTGGCGATGCCGTCGATGCGGCATCCAAACGCGCAGATAAAGAAGGCGCCGCAGCATTTTATGTTGTAGATACCTCTGATGCGGGCAACAGCGGCAACCAACGCGTCACCGCCGATCTCTATAAAGCCGACGCACCAAAAGCAGAACGTCCGGCCTTCCGCGTGATCAACGGCGTAACAGAATTACCGAAAGATGTCGCCATCGCGCTTGAGCCGTACGATACCGTCACCGTTCAGGGCTTCTATCGCACGCAACCTGAAGTTAACGACGCCATCACCAAAGCCGCCAGCGAAAAAGGCGCCGCGTCTTTCTATATCGTTCGCCAGGTCGATGCGAACCAGGGCGGCAACCAGATGATTACCGCTTTCATCTATAAAGCCGACGCCAAAAAACGCGTTATTCAGAGCGCCGATGCTATTCCACGTGATTCCGAAGCGGGCCGCGCTGCGCTGGCTAAAGGTGGTGAAGAAGCGAAGAAAGTGGAAATCCCGGGCGTTGCCAGCGATGCAACTCCAGGCGTGGGTATTGGCCGTTTCTTCGAAACGCAATCCACTTCCGGCGGGCGTTACAGTGTCACACTGCCTGACGGCACCAAAGTCGAAGAGCTGAACAAGATCACGGCTGCGCAGATGGTACCGTTCGACAGCATCAAGTTTACCGGCAACTACGGCAACATGACGGAAATCTCCTATCAGGTTGCTAAACGCGCCGCACAGAAAGGCGCGAAGTATTACCACATCACGCGCCAGTGGTCAGAAAGCGGCAACAACATGACCATCAGCGCCGATCTCTACAAGTAA
- the rstA gene encoding two-component system response regulator RstA: MNKIVFVEDDPEVGALIAAYLGKHDMDVIVEPRGDRAEEVIAHEKPELVLLDIMLPGKDGMTLCRDLRSQWNVPIVLLTSLDSDMNHILSLEMGANDYILKTTPPAVLLARLRLHLRQRTGVAAEPASPSLKQHKAISFGTLSIDPVNRQVLLAGEQVSLSTADFELLWELATHAGQIMDRDALLKNLRGVSYDGMDRSVDVAISRLRKKLLDSATEPYRIKTVRNKGYLFAPHAWDN; this comes from the coding sequence ATGAATAAGATCGTTTTTGTGGAAGACGACCCGGAAGTCGGCGCACTGATTGCGGCTTATCTGGGCAAACACGATATGGATGTCATTGTCGAACCCCGCGGCGATCGCGCCGAAGAGGTGATCGCCCATGAAAAACCGGAGCTGGTGCTGCTGGATATTATGCTGCCGGGTAAAGACGGTATGACGCTGTGCCGCGACCTGCGAAGCCAGTGGAATGTCCCGATTGTGCTGCTCACCTCGCTCGACAGTGATATGAACCATATTCTGTCGCTGGAGATGGGCGCAAACGACTACATCCTCAAAACCACGCCACCTGCGGTGCTGCTGGCCCGGCTGCGGTTGCATTTGCGACAGCGTACTGGCGTCGCGGCGGAACCTGCATCCCCGTCGCTGAAACAGCATAAAGCCATCAGTTTCGGCACATTGTCGATCGATCCGGTTAACCGCCAGGTACTGCTGGCAGGCGAGCAGGTTTCGCTTTCGACGGCGGATTTTGAGCTGCTGTGGGAACTGGCAACCCACGCCGGACAGATCATGGACCGGGACGCGCTGTTGAAAAACCTGCGCGGTGTCAGTTATGACGGTATGGATCGCAGCGTCGATGTCGCGATCTCCCGACTGCGGAAAAAGCTGCTCGACAGCGCCACCGAACCTTATCGCATCAAAACCGTCCGTAACAAAGGCTACCTGTTCGCGCCGCACGCGTGGGACAACTGA
- a CDS encoding GlpM family protein, with the protein MGLFFKAALGALVVLLIGVLAKTKNYYIAGLIPLFPTFALIAHYIVATERGVEALRTTIVFGMWAIIPYFVYLLSLWYFTGMMRVWPALGCAVVCWCLSAWLLIFVWSRTH; encoded by the coding sequence ATGGGGTTGTTTTTTAAAGCCGCGCTGGGCGCGCTGGTGGTGCTGTTGATCGGCGTATTAGCAAAAACAAAAAATTACTATATTGCCGGGCTGATCCCACTGTTCCCGACTTTTGCGCTGATCGCCCACTATATCGTCGCGACCGAGCGCGGTGTGGAAGCGTTGCGCACTACCATCGTGTTCGGTATGTGGGCGATCATTCCCTATTTCGTCTATCTGCTGTCACTGTGGTATTTCACCGGTATGATGCGCGTCTGGCCGGCGCTGGGCTGCGCAGTAGTGTGCTGGTGCCTCAGCGCCTGGCTGCTAATTTTTGTCTGGAGCCGCACCCATTAA
- a CDS encoding amino acid permease has translation MEKKLGLSALTALVLSSMLGAGVFSLPQNMAEVASPAALIIGWVITGAGILLLAFAMLILTRIRPDLDGGIFTYAREGFGELIGFCSAWGYWLCAVIANVSYLVIVFSALSFFTDTPALRLFGDGNTWQSIVGASALLWIVHALVLRGVQTAASINLAATLAKLVPLGLFVVLAALAFNLDKFRLDFSGIALGVPVWEQVKNTMLITLWVFIGVEGAVVVSARARNKQDVGRATLLAVLAALTVYLLVTLLSLGVVPRPELAEMRNPSMAGLMVRLLGSWGEVVIAAGLIISVCGAYLSWTIMAAEVPLLAATHKAFPRIFAHQNKNSAPAASLWLTNSSVQVCLVLIWLTGSDYNTLLTIASEMILVPYFLVGAFLLKMARRPLHQAVAIGACLYGLWLLYASGPMHLLLSVVLYAPGLLVFMYARRTHEMTDALKQREKALIGLLLIAAVPATWMLVR, from the coding sequence ATGGAAAAAAAACTAGGCCTTAGCGCTTTAACTGCGCTGGTTTTGAGCTCCATGCTCGGCGCTGGCGTATTTAGCCTGCCGCAGAATATGGCGGAAGTCGCCAGTCCGGCGGCATTGATCATCGGCTGGGTGATCACCGGCGCGGGAATACTGCTGCTCGCTTTTGCGATGCTGATTTTGACCCGAATCCGCCCGGATCTGGATGGCGGTATTTTTACCTATGCCCGCGAAGGGTTCGGCGAGCTGATCGGCTTCTGCTCGGCCTGGGGATACTGGCTGTGTGCGGTTATTGCTAACGTCTCTTATCTGGTGATTGTCTTTTCCGCGCTGAGTTTCTTTACCGATACTCCCGCGTTGCGTCTGTTTGGCGATGGCAATACCTGGCAATCGATCGTCGGCGCGTCTGCGTTGCTGTGGATTGTTCACGCGCTGGTCCTGCGTGGCGTGCAGACGGCGGCAAGCATTAATCTCGCTGCCACGCTGGCGAAACTGGTGCCGCTTGGATTGTTTGTCGTACTGGCGGCGCTGGCGTTTAACCTCGACAAGTTCCGTCTGGACTTCAGCGGCATCGCACTCGGCGTTCCCGTCTGGGAACAGGTGAAAAACACCATGCTGATCACGCTGTGGGTGTTTATCGGTGTGGAAGGCGCCGTGGTCGTGTCAGCCAGAGCGCGGAATAAACAGGATGTCGGTCGCGCCACCCTTCTGGCGGTGCTGGCGGCGCTTACGGTCTACCTGCTGGTCACCCTGCTTTCGCTCGGTGTGGTTCCACGTCCCGAACTGGCCGAAATGCGCAACCCGTCAATGGCCGGGTTAATGGTCAGGCTGCTCGGTAGCTGGGGTGAAGTGGTGATTGCCGCCGGATTGATTATCTCCGTGTGCGGCGCTTATCTGAGCTGGACCATTATGGCCGCCGAAGTTCCGCTGCTGGCGGCGACACATAAAGCCTTTCCACGCATTTTTGCGCACCAGAATAAAAACAGCGCGCCAGCCGCCTCGCTGTGGCTGACCAACAGTAGCGTGCAGGTCTGTCTGGTGCTGATCTGGCTTACCGGCTCGGATTACAACACACTGCTGACCATTGCTTCAGAGATGATTCTGGTGCCCTACTTCCTCGTCGGCGCGTTCCTGCTGAAAATGGCCCGTCGCCCGCTGCATCAGGCTGTCGCCATTGGCGCCTGTCTGTACGGACTGTGGTTACTGTACGCCTCCGGGCCAATGCACCTGCTGCTCTCCGTGGTGCTTTACGCGCCAGGCCTGCTGGTCTTTATGTATGCCCGCCGCACGCACGAAATGACCGACGCGCTGAAACAGCGGGAAAAAGCACTGATCGGCCTGCTACTGATTGCTGCTGTTCCGGCAACCTGGATGCTGGTGCGTTAA
- the pntA gene encoding Re/Si-specific NAD(P)(+) transhydrogenase subunit alpha codes for MRIGVPKERLANETRVAATPKTVEQLLKLGFSVAVESGAGKLASFDDDAFTLAGATIVDSSNVWHSDVILKVNAPDDEEIALLNPGTTLVSFIWPAQNPALMEKLAARNVTVMAMDSVPRISRAQSLDALSSMANIAGYRAIVEAAHEFGRFFTGQITAAGKVPPAKVMVIGAGVAGLAAIGAANSLGAIVRAFDTRPEVKEQVQSMGAEFLELDFEEEAGSGDGYAKVMSEAFIKAEMELFAAQAKDVDIIVTTALIPGKPAPKLITRDMVDSMKPGSVIVDLAAQNGGNCEYTVPNEINTTANGVKVIGYTDLPGRLPTQSSQLYGTNLVNLLKLLCVEKDGNVVVNFDDVVVRGVTVVRDGEITWPAPPIQVSAQPQAAPKATVAPKEEAKPASPWRKYALMALAIILFGWLADVAPKEFLGHFTVFALSCVVGYYVVWNVSHALHTPLMSVTNAISGIIVVGALLQIGHGGWVSFLSFIAVLIASINIFGGFTVTQRMLKMFRKN; via the coding sequence ATGCGTATTGGTGTACCTAAAGAACGGTTGGCCAATGAAACCCGCGTTGCGGCGACACCGAAAACGGTCGAGCAATTGCTTAAATTGGGTTTCAGCGTTGCGGTTGAAAGCGGCGCGGGCAAGCTGGCAAGTTTTGATGACGATGCGTTTACTCTGGCAGGGGCAACGATAGTCGATAGCAGCAACGTCTGGCATTCCGACGTGATCCTGAAAGTGAACGCGCCGGACGATGAAGAGATCGCTCTGCTCAATCCTGGCACGACGCTGGTCAGCTTTATCTGGCCTGCGCAGAACCCTGCGCTGATGGAGAAGCTGGCGGCGCGCAACGTGACAGTGATGGCGATGGATTCCGTACCGCGTATTTCGCGCGCGCAGTCGCTGGATGCGCTCAGCTCAATGGCGAATATCGCGGGTTACCGTGCCATTGTTGAAGCCGCGCATGAGTTTGGCCGCTTCTTTACCGGGCAGATCACTGCGGCAGGGAAAGTTCCGCCAGCAAAAGTGATGGTTATCGGCGCGGGTGTGGCCGGTCTGGCCGCCATCGGCGCCGCAAATAGCCTTGGCGCGATTGTCCGTGCGTTCGACACCCGTCCGGAAGTGAAGGAGCAGGTGCAAAGTATGGGCGCCGAATTCCTCGAACTCGATTTCGAAGAGGAAGCCGGCAGCGGCGACGGCTATGCAAAAGTGATGTCCGAAGCCTTTATCAAGGCGGAGATGGAACTGTTTGCCGCGCAGGCGAAAGATGTCGATATCATTGTCACCACTGCGCTTATCCCTGGTAAACCGGCACCGAAGCTGATTACCCGTGACATGGTCGATTCCATGAAGCCGGGCAGCGTGATCGTCGATCTGGCGGCGCAAAACGGCGGTAACTGCGAATACACCGTGCCGAATGAAATCAACACTACGGCCAACGGCGTAAAAGTGATTGGTTATACCGATCTGCCAGGCCGCTTGCCGACGCAGTCTTCCCAGCTTTACGGCACCAACCTGGTTAACCTGCTGAAACTGCTGTGCGTGGAAAAAGACGGCAACGTAGTGGTTAACTTTGATGATGTCGTGGTGCGCGGTGTGACCGTGGTTCGCGACGGCGAAATCACCTGGCCGGCCCCGCCGATTCAGGTTTCCGCGCAGCCGCAGGCAGCCCCAAAAGCGACAGTAGCGCCGAAAGAAGAGGCCAAACCGGCCTCGCCGTGGCGTAAATATGCGCTGATGGCGCTGGCGATCATTCTGTTTGGCTGGCTGGCGGATGTCGCGCCGAAAGAGTTCCTTGGCCACTTTACCGTCTTCGCGCTTTCTTGCGTGGTGGGTTATTACGTGGTGTGGAACGTGTCGCACGCGCTGCATACGCCGCTAATGTCGGTAACCAACGCGATTTCCGGCATTATTGTCGTCGGTGCGCTGTTGCAGATCGGCCATGGTGGCTGGGTCAGCTTCTTAAGTTTTATTGCGGTACTGATTGCCAGCATTAATATTTTTGGTGGTTTCACCGTCACTCAGCGCATGCTGAAAATGTTCCGGAAGAACTAA